DNA from Drosophila suzukii chromosome 2R, CBGP_Dsuzu_IsoJpt1.0, whole genome shotgun sequence:
AGAAGGCTCAGAGGGCGGAGGACACTGAACGGCGGATAGCGGAGATGCGGAAGGAGCGCGAGGAGAACACGCACATTATCTATGGCCTGGGTCACACGTCCATGTTCCTGCGCATCTACGACACCACCATCAATCACTGGCAGAACAACCGGCTCACACGCGCCATGCAGTTCGCACCCAAAATGGTGCTGGATTGCTCCTACGACGAGCACATGAACAACCGGGAGGCTTCCTACGCAGCCAAACAGCTTATGCTCTGCTTCGCGGAGAATCGGCTGAACGACGAACCCTTCGACCTGCATTACTGCAACGCCCAGATGGACAGCAGGTGCATGCAGAGTCTCCAGCGCTACATCCCCACCATGCATAACCCAGAGTTCCCCATTAACGTGCATCCCCAGTGCTTTACGGAGCTGTTTCCCAAAAAGAATCTGGTCTACCTAACGCCTCACTGCCGCGAGGATCTTGTCACCTACAATCCAGACGATATCTACGTGGTCGGTGCCATGGTGGATACAATGAACAACGAGCCTCTGTCGCTGGCCAAGGCCAAGCGATTGGGTCTGCGAATGGCGAGACTGCCCTTGGATCGCTATCTTCAATGGGGATCTGGTTCGGGGAAGTCGCTTACTCTCAATCAGATGATCAACATCATGCTGGACCTCAAGAAAACCGGCGACTGGAATGCGGCCCTGAAGCATGTGCCCCGGCGAAAGGTGATTGAAAATGAATTCCAGCACCGCAGGGAGAAGGATCCCTGGAGCACGGGCACGCGGGCCAGGAAGCTCAACATGCGAATCGATCATCTGCTGGACTTTGAGGAGGATCGCCGGCAGACTACCTCGTTTGCAACGCCTCAAAAGGTCAGGCAGCGACGGGAGGGCATGGAGTTCCAGCTGGACACTTGGGCCACGGGGAAGCAGAAGAAAAAACAGAGACAAAATTAAAGTTACCTGTTGTTGTA
Protein-coding regions in this window:
- the rswl gene encoding mitochondrial ribonuclease P protein 1 homolog, whose amino-acid sequence is MLKHLARWRLGSQLLKGSATPVRQASKSSSDGSSLTGSEESQNKFVNPFSQPAPVIGNDHIPETKEDRDKRLKVLQLEADIAHQEGRRVPAFEFFQDHHWEHVLTLPTKSARIKYFAFLWQIEMKKQSEQRKKAQRAEDTERRIAEMRKEREENTHIIYGLGHTSMFLRIYDTTINHWQNNRLTRAMQFAPKMVLDCSYDEHMNNREASYAAKQLMLCFAENRLNDEPFDLHYCNAQMDSRCMQSLQRYIPTMHNPEFPINVHPQCFTELFPKKNLVYLTPHCREDLVTYNPDDIYVVGAMVDTMNNEPLSLAKAKRLGLRMARLPLDRYLQWGSGSGKSLTLNQMINIMLDLKKTGDWNAALKHVPRRKVIENEFQHRREKDPWSTGTRARKLNMRIDHLLDFEEDRRQTTSFATPQKVRQRREGMEFQLDTWATGKQKKKQRQN